A genomic segment from Klebsiella africana encodes:
- the rarA gene encoding replication-associated recombination protein RarA, whose translation MSNLSLDFSDNAFQPLAARMRPENLAQYIGQQHLLAPGKPLPRAIEAGHLHSMILWGPPGTGKTTLAEVIARYASADVERISAVTSGVKEIREAIERARQNRNAGRRTILFVDEVHRFNKSQQDAFLPHIEDGTITFIGATTENPSFELNSALLSRARVYLLKSLTTDDIERVLDQAMNDKTRGYGGQDIVLPDETRKAIAELVNGDARRALNTLEMMADMAESDDSGKRVLKAELLTEIAGERSARFDNKGDRFYDLISALHKSVRGSAPDAALYWYARIITAGGDPLYVARRCLAIASEDVGNADPRAMQVAISAWDCFTRVGPAEGERAIAQAIVYLACAPKSNAVYTAFKAALADARERPDYDVPVHLRNAPTKLMKEMGYGQEYRYAHDEPNAYAAGEQYFPQEMAQTRYYHPTNRGLEGKIGEKLAWLAEQDQNSPIKRYR comes from the coding sequence GTGAGCAATCTGTCGCTCGATTTTTCCGACAACGCGTTTCAACCCCTGGCCGCTCGCATGCGGCCAGAAAATTTAGCGCAGTATATTGGCCAGCAGCACCTGCTGGCGCCGGGTAAACCCCTGCCGCGGGCCATTGAGGCCGGGCACCTGCATTCCATGATTCTATGGGGGCCGCCGGGCACCGGCAAGACTACCCTCGCGGAAGTGATTGCCCGCTACGCCAGTGCCGATGTCGAACGGATCTCGGCGGTAACCTCCGGGGTGAAAGAGATTCGCGAGGCTATCGAGCGCGCGCGGCAGAATCGCAATGCCGGCCGGCGGACCATTCTGTTTGTAGACGAAGTGCATCGCTTCAATAAAAGCCAGCAGGATGCCTTTCTACCGCATATTGAAGACGGCACCATCACTTTTATCGGTGCGACCACCGAAAACCCGTCCTTTGAGCTTAACTCGGCGCTGCTCTCCCGCGCCCGCGTCTACTTACTGAAATCGCTGACCACCGACGATATCGAGCGGGTGCTTGACCAGGCGATGAACGATAAAACTCGCGGCTATGGCGGCCAGGATATCGTTCTGCCGGATGAAACCCGCAAGGCCATTGCTGAGCTGGTAAACGGCGACGCGAGACGGGCGCTGAATACCCTGGAAATGATGGCCGATATGGCCGAGAGCGATGACTCGGGCAAGCGGGTGCTGAAGGCGGAACTGCTGACCGAGATTGCTGGCGAGCGCAGCGCGCGCTTTGATAATAAAGGCGACCGGTTTTACGATTTGATTTCCGCCCTGCATAAGTCGGTGCGCGGCAGCGCGCCGGATGCGGCGCTCTACTGGTACGCGCGGATCATCACTGCCGGGGGCGATCCGCTGTACGTTGCCCGCCGCTGCCTGGCGATTGCCTCGGAAGATGTCGGCAACGCCGACCCACGGGCGATGCAGGTCGCCATTTCGGCGTGGGACTGCTTTACCCGCGTCGGGCCGGCGGAAGGCGAACGGGCGATTGCCCAGGCCATTGTCTATCTGGCCTGCGCGCCGAAAAGCAACGCCGTCTATACCGCCTTTAAAGCGGCGCTGGCCGACGCGCGGGAGCGTCCTGACTATGACGTTCCGGTGCACCTGCGCAATGCGCCGACGAAGCTGATGAAAGAGATGGGTTACGGACAGGAGTATCGTTACGCTCATGACGAACCCAACGCCTACGCCGCCGGCGAGCAGTACTTCCCGCAGGAAATGGCGCAAACGCGCTATTATCACCCGACAAACCGGGGGCTTGAGGGCAAAATTGGCGAAAAGCTCGCCTGGCTCGCTGAACAGGATCAAAATAGCCCGATAAAACGCTACCGCTAA
- the lolA gene encoding outer membrane lipoprotein chaperone LolA, protein MKKLAITCALLSGMVVSQVWADAASDLKSRLDKVSSFHASFTQKVTDGSGNAVQDGQGDLWVKRPNLFNWHMTQPDESVLVSDGKTLWFYNPFVEQATATWLKDATSNTPFMLIARNQSSDWQQYNIKQNGDDFVLTPKSGSGNLKQFTINVGRDGTIHQFSAVEQDDQRSSYQLKSQQNGAVDAAKFTFTPPKGVTVDDQRK, encoded by the coding sequence ATGAAAAAACTCGCAATCACCTGTGCATTACTGTCTGGTATGGTCGTCAGCCAGGTCTGGGCAGATGCGGCCAGTGACTTAAAAAGCCGTCTTGATAAAGTAAGCAGCTTCCATGCCAGCTTCACGCAGAAAGTGACCGACGGCAGCGGTAACGCCGTGCAGGACGGTCAGGGCGACCTGTGGGTAAAACGTCCGAACCTGTTTAACTGGCATATGACCCAGCCAGATGAAAGCGTTCTTGTCTCGGACGGCAAAACGCTGTGGTTCTACAACCCGTTCGTTGAGCAGGCTACGGCGACCTGGCTGAAAGATGCTACCAGCAACACGCCGTTTATGCTGATTGCCCGCAACCAGTCCAGCGACTGGCAGCAGTACAATATCAAACAAAACGGCGATGATTTTGTGCTGACGCCGAAAAGCGGCAGCGGTAACCTGAAGCAGTTCACGATCAACGTCGGTCGGGACGGCACCATCCATCAGTTCAGCGCCGTCGAGCAGGATGACCAGCGTAGCAGTTATCAGCTGAAGTCGCAGCAGAACGGCGCCGTCGACGCAGCTAAGTTCACCTTTACGCCGCCGAAAGGGGTGACGGTGGACGATCAACGTAAGTAG